Proteins encoded by one window of Chromobacterium violaceum ATCC 12472:
- the cyoC gene encoding cytochrome o ubiquinol oxidase subunit III, which produces MTTYVKEAHAAHDDHEHHDSGSQTVLGFWFYLMTDCILFATAFATYAVLFRNVAEGVSGKDIFDLQYVLVETAALLLSSITYGFAMIAGHKGNKSAVLGWLAVTFLFGAAFIGMEINEFHHLISEGHGPQKSAFLSAFFGLVGLHGLHVTAGLLWMGVMMAEVAKTGLTGRAMTRLNCLSLFWHFLDIVWICVFTVVYLKGAM; this is translated from the coding sequence ATGACGACTTATGTAAAAGAAGCGCACGCCGCGCACGACGACCACGAGCACCACGACAGCGGTTCGCAAACCGTGCTGGGCTTCTGGTTCTACCTGATGACCGACTGCATCCTGTTCGCGACGGCGTTCGCGACCTACGCAGTCCTGTTCCGCAACGTGGCGGAAGGCGTGTCCGGCAAGGACATCTTCGATCTGCAATACGTGCTGGTGGAAACCGCGGCCCTGCTGCTGTCCTCCATCACCTACGGCTTCGCGATGATCGCCGGCCACAAGGGCAACAAGTCTGCCGTGCTCGGTTGGCTGGCGGTGACCTTCCTGTTCGGCGCCGCCTTCATCGGCATGGAAATCAATGAATTCCATCATTTGATCTCCGAGGGCCACGGTCCGCAGAAGAGCGCCTTCCTGTCGGCCTTCTTCGGCCTGGTGGGCCTGCACGGCCTGCACGTGACCGCCGGCCTGCTGTGGATGGGCGTGATGATGGCCGAAGTGGCCAAGACCGGCCTGACCGGCCGCGCCATGACCCGCCTGAACTGCCTGTCGCTGTTCTGGCACTTCCTCGACATCGTGTGGATTTGCGTGTTCACCGTCGTCTACCTGAAAGGAGCCATGTGA
- a CDS encoding SPOR domain-containing protein translates to MANRDLKNSPRPSRGRGNSSSSRGGGGMMAGIIIGLIVGVAVAVGLAMYLNRSPATFQPKNERKAETPQPPTELLAPGTRISDAASATAPAAQPPAAQPSQPQATLDSTETVPLPPPAASHEAKPKPAPQAPAKSGKDEQRFDFYKILPGQVDAVTSDAKSSRSGEPSASAPAKKVYLQLGAFQNQDEADNLKAKLALLGVEAKIQSVNVPDKGMVHRVRVGPLSRQDDVERIRAQLKQDGINANVVKAE, encoded by the coding sequence ATGGCTAATCGAGACCTGAAAAACTCCCCCCGGCCGTCGCGTGGGCGCGGCAACTCCTCCTCGTCGCGCGGCGGCGGCGGCATGATGGCGGGCATCATCATTGGCCTGATCGTCGGCGTGGCGGTGGCGGTGGGGTTGGCGATGTATCTGAACCGCTCGCCCGCCACCTTCCAGCCCAAAAACGAGCGCAAGGCCGAAACGCCGCAGCCGCCGACCGAGCTGCTGGCGCCGGGCACCCGGATTTCCGATGCCGCCTCGGCCACCGCGCCCGCGGCTCAGCCGCCGGCCGCCCAGCCGTCTCAGCCCCAGGCGACCCTGGACTCCACCGAGACCGTGCCGCTGCCGCCTCCGGCCGCGTCCCACGAAGCCAAACCCAAGCCGGCTCCGCAAGCCCCTGCAAAGAGCGGCAAGGATGAGCAGCGCTTCGATTTTTACAAGATCCTGCCAGGCCAGGTGGACGCGGTGACGTCCGACGCCAAGTCCTCGCGCTCGGGGGAACCTTCGGCATCCGCGCCTGCCAAAAAAGTTTATTTGCAGCTGGGCGCGTTCCAGAACCAGGACGAGGCCGACAATCTGAAGGCCAAGCTGGCCTTGCTGGGGGTGGAAGCCAAGATCCAGTCGGTCAACGTGCCTGACAAGGGGATGGTGCATCGGGTCCGCGTGGGCCCGCTGAGCCGCCAGGACGATGTGGAGCGCATCCGCGCGCAGCTGAAGCAAGACGGCATCAACGCCAATGTGGTGAAGGCCGAGTAA
- a CDS encoding thiol:disulfide interchange protein DsbA/DsbL: MKKWLLLVMLAVSGMANAAIQLGKDYTMLSTPQPVADPKKVEVIEFFSYHCIHCYDDDPAFNAWSKTLPADVSFRKEQIVWQKSMEGFARMFATFNATGTFDKLHRAAFDAQIKQRVDLSKPEQFTGWIKQQKGVDSAKLLQTYNSFGINAQVARATKITRDYQIQGTPTVIVNGKYVVVTATPERMIQVMNELVAKARAEKK; this comes from the coding sequence ATGAAGAAATGGTTGCTGTTGGTAATGCTGGCAGTCAGCGGCATGGCGAATGCCGCGATCCAGTTGGGCAAGGACTATACGATGCTGAGCACGCCCCAGCCGGTGGCCGATCCCAAGAAGGTGGAAGTGATCGAATTCTTCTCCTACCACTGCATCCATTGCTATGACGACGATCCGGCCTTCAACGCCTGGTCCAAGACTCTGCCGGCCGACGTAAGCTTCCGCAAGGAGCAGATCGTGTGGCAGAAGTCGATGGAAGGCTTCGCCCGCATGTTCGCCACCTTCAACGCCACCGGCACTTTCGACAAGCTGCACCGCGCGGCTTTCGACGCGCAGATCAAGCAGCGCGTGGACCTGTCCAAGCCTGAGCAGTTCACTGGCTGGATCAAGCAGCAAAAGGGCGTGGACAGCGCCAAGCTGCTGCAGACCTATAACTCCTTCGGCATCAACGCCCAGGTGGCGCGCGCGACCAAGATCACCCGCGACTACCAGATCCAGGGCACGCCGACCGTGATCGTCAACGGCAAGTACGTGGTGGTGACCGCGACGCCGGAACGGATGATCCAGGTGATGAATGAACTGGTGGCCAAGGCGCGCGCCGAAAAGAAATAA
- the cyoB gene encoding cytochrome o ubiquinol oxidase subunit I produces the protein MLLGKLTLDAIPFHEPIIMGALGGAGLIGLMVFALITKFGKWGYLWKEWLTSVDHKKIGVMYIIVAMIMLLRGFADALMMRTQLAMATGGAHGVFPPEHYDQIFTAHGVIMIIFMAMPFMTGLMNIVVPLQIGARDVAFPFLNSLSFWLLVSAVILVNLSLGVGNFARTGWVAYPPLAELGFSPDVGVDYYIWALQISGIGTTLTAINFLVTVIKMRAPGMKLMDMPIFTWTCTWANVLIATSFPILTGALAMLALDRYLDFHFFTAELGGNAMMYLNLFWAWGHPEVYILVLPAFGIFSEVVSTFAGKRLFGHKSMIYASGAISVLGFMVWLHHFFTMGSGANVNAFFGIATMIISIPTGVKLFNWLFTIYKGRLRFETPILWTLGFMVTFSIGGMTGVLLAVPGADYVLHNSLFLIAHFHNTIIGGAVFGYLAGVSFWFPKVFGFKLNDKLGKASFWFWQIGFMFAFMPLYVLGFLGMTRRLNHTDNPAWEPWLYIALFGALLIAAGIACQLLQIVVSIRDRKKLVDETGDPWNGHTLEWSTSSPAPFYNFAKLPQVHDIDAFTDMKEKGVAYAVPKSYEPIHMPRNTAVGVYIGAFTTVLGFALIWHIWWLAIVGLVGIVGCMLARAYDNDLDYYVQPDEVEAIERARFEKLGIDVDNYTERDPAQPKKAARPTTTA, from the coding sequence ATGTTGTTAGGTAAACTGACTCTGGACGCGATCCCGTTCCACGAGCCCATCATCATGGGGGCGCTGGGCGGCGCCGGCCTGATCGGGCTGATGGTGTTCGCGTTGATCACCAAGTTCGGCAAGTGGGGCTATCTCTGGAAAGAATGGCTCACTTCCGTGGATCACAAGAAAATCGGCGTGATGTACATCATCGTCGCGATGATCATGCTGCTGCGCGGCTTCGCCGACGCGCTGATGATGCGCACCCAGCTGGCGATGGCCACCGGCGGCGCCCACGGCGTGTTCCCGCCCGAGCACTATGACCAGATCTTCACCGCCCACGGCGTGATCATGATCATCTTCATGGCGATGCCGTTCATGACGGGCCTGATGAACATCGTGGTGCCGCTGCAGATCGGCGCGCGCGACGTGGCTTTCCCCTTCCTGAACTCGCTGAGCTTCTGGCTGCTGGTGTCCGCGGTGATCCTGGTCAACCTGTCGCTGGGCGTGGGCAACTTTGCCCGCACCGGCTGGGTGGCCTATCCGCCGCTGGCCGAGCTGGGATTCAGCCCTGACGTGGGGGTGGATTACTACATCTGGGCCTTGCAGATATCAGGCATCGGGACGACGCTGACCGCGATCAACTTCCTGGTGACCGTGATCAAGATGCGCGCCCCGGGCATGAAGCTGATGGACATGCCGATCTTCACCTGGACCTGCACCTGGGCCAACGTGCTGATCGCCACCTCCTTCCCGATCCTGACCGGCGCGCTGGCCATGCTGGCGCTGGACCGCTACCTGGACTTCCACTTCTTCACCGCGGAACTGGGCGGCAACGCCATGATGTACCTGAACCTGTTCTGGGCCTGGGGCCACCCCGAGGTGTACATCCTGGTTCTGCCGGCGTTCGGCATCTTCTCGGAAGTGGTGTCCACTTTCGCCGGCAAGCGCCTGTTCGGCCACAAGTCCATGATCTACGCCAGCGGCGCGATCTCGGTGCTGGGCTTCATGGTATGGCTGCACCACTTCTTCACGATGGGCTCCGGCGCCAACGTCAACGCCTTCTTCGGCATCGCGACCATGATCATCTCGATCCCGACCGGCGTGAAGCTGTTCAACTGGCTGTTCACCATCTACAAGGGCCGCCTGCGCTTTGAAACCCCGATTCTGTGGACCCTGGGCTTCATGGTGACCTTCTCCATCGGCGGCATGACCGGCGTGCTGTTGGCCGTGCCGGGCGCAGACTACGTGCTGCACAACAGCCTGTTCCTGATCGCCCACTTCCACAACACCATCATCGGCGGCGCCGTGTTCGGCTACCTGGCCGGCGTGTCGTTCTGGTTCCCGAAGGTGTTCGGCTTCAAGCTGAACGACAAGCTGGGCAAGGCCTCGTTCTGGTTCTGGCAGATCGGCTTCATGTTCGCCTTCATGCCGCTGTACGTGCTGGGCTTCCTGGGCATGACCCGCCGCCTGAACCACACCGACAATCCGGCCTGGGAGCCGTGGCTGTACATCGCCCTGTTCGGCGCGCTGCTGATCGCCGCCGGCATCGCCTGCCAGCTGCTGCAGATCGTGGTGAGCATCCGCGACCGCAAGAAGCTGGTGGACGAAACCGGCGACCCGTGGAACGGCCACACCCTGGAATGGTCCACGTCTTCCCCGGCGCCGTTCTACAACTTCGCCAAGCTGCCGCAGGTGCATGACATCGACGCCTTCACCGACATGAAGGAAAAGGGCGTCGCCTACGCCGTGCCGAAGTCGTACGAGCCGATCCACATGCCGCGCAACACCGCGGTGGGCGTTTACATCGGCGCCTTCACCACGGTGCTGGGCTTCGCGCTGATCTGGCACATCTGGTGGCTGGCCATCGTCGGCCTGGTGGGCATCGTCGGCTGCATGCTGGCGCGCGCCTACGACAACGACCTGGACTACTACGTGCAGCCGGACGAAGTGGAGGCGATCGAACGCGCCCGCTTCGAGAAGCTGGGCATCGACGTCGACAACTACACCGAGCGTGATCCGGCCCAGCCGAAAAAGGCTGCGCGTCCGACCACTACCGCGTAA
- the cyoA gene encoding ubiquinol oxidase subunit II, which produces MRNHRPSRLMRGLAPVVIALLSGCQGGILDPKGQIAAEQKSLILTATALMLLVVIPVIVMTLVFAWKYRAGNKEAAYEPKWSHSTKIEVVVWLIPCIIIAFLATLTWKSTHKLDPYRPLESDKKAIQVQVVALNWKWLFIYPEQQIASVNELVFPADTPVSFKITSDAAMNSFFIPQLGGQIYAMAGMQTQLHLIANEPGTYKGFSANYSGAGFSGMKFNAVATKTPAEFDAWVAKAKASGQALDAPAYLKLLKPSENNAVEHYASTTPYLFEAVLHKYMAGRPSLAESDDAIKLTKLTKELCAAITPPVVKE; this is translated from the coding sequence ATGAGAAACCATAGACCCTCCCGCCTGATGCGGGGACTGGCGCCTGTGGTGATCGCCCTGCTGTCGGGATGCCAAGGCGGCATTCTCGATCCCAAGGGCCAGATCGCCGCTGAGCAGAAGTCCCTGATCCTGACGGCAACCGCGCTGATGCTGCTGGTGGTCATCCCGGTGATCGTGATGACCTTGGTCTTCGCCTGGAAGTACCGCGCCGGCAACAAGGAAGCCGCCTACGAACCGAAATGGTCGCACTCGACCAAGATCGAAGTCGTGGTCTGGCTGATTCCCTGCATCATCATCGCCTTCCTGGCGACGCTGACCTGGAAGAGCACGCACAAGCTCGACCCGTACCGTCCGCTGGAATCGGACAAGAAGGCGATCCAGGTGCAGGTGGTGGCGCTGAACTGGAAATGGTTGTTCATCTACCCCGAGCAGCAAATCGCTTCCGTCAACGAGCTGGTATTCCCGGCCGATACCCCGGTGAGCTTCAAGATCACCTCCGACGCGGCGATGAACTCCTTCTTCATCCCGCAGCTGGGCGGCCAGATCTATGCGATGGCCGGTATGCAGACCCAGTTGCATCTGATCGCCAACGAACCGGGCACCTACAAGGGCTTCTCCGCCAACTACAGCGGCGCCGGCTTCTCCGGCATGAAGTTCAACGCCGTCGCCACCAAGACCCCGGCCGAATTCGACGCCTGGGTGGCCAAGGCCAAGGCTTCCGGCCAGGCATTGGACGCGCCCGCGTACCTGAAGTTGCTCAAGCCTAGCGAAAACAATGCGGTGGAACACTACGCGTCGACCACGCCGTACCTGTTCGAGGCTGTGTTGCACAAGTACATGGCCGGCCGTCCGTCGCTGGCTGAAAGCGACGACGCCATCAAGCTGACCAAGCTGACCAAAGAACTGTGCGCAGCCATCACCCCGCCGGTTGTCAAGGAGTAA